TTCGCGCGCACCCCGGGGGACGCTACAACCGGAAGGGCCGCCGCCATTTTTGGAAGGGCAAGCGGTTCGACGACGTCATCGGCGCCTTCAAGTGCGCCGCCTGAGGGCTCCCTGTCGGTGATCTCTCTGGTGGAGCCGGGCCCTCCCAGCAGCCCCGGCCGACGTTGTGATCCCGCCAAAGCAGGCGGCGCTCCAGCAGGACGGCGACCCGGAGGACACGCCCGGGCTCCTCGCGATCCTGGCGCAGTCAgcggaggaggccgccgcggcggcggcgctggaggcccaggaggaggcggcgctgcaagcggCGATGGCGGTGCAGCAGGCGGCGATGGCGCCGCCGGAGTGGCAGCAGGTGCCGCCGGAGTGGCAGCAGGAGTGGCAGCAGGCGCCagcggcggaggaggaagaggattcGGACGACGTCCCGGTGGACTGGGACGACGTCGCGAACCGGTCCAGCAGCGACGATGACGGTGGCAACGGCCCGGCCGTGATTGACCTCGATAGCGACGCCGAGTAGTTTTTTTAGTATTTATGTACGAACTACTTTATGTACGAACTTTTTTTAGTGTGTTGTTTGCggacctaaaactaaactaaaactaaacctaaaactaaaaaaacagaaaaaaaggaaaaaaaaaaaaggggtagagctcacctgaggcagggccggtggaggaggtcgccggtggaggaggggcggggcggtggaggaggtggccggtggaggagaggtgcggggcggcctggggcggcggcgccgggcccggggcggtggggcgcgggggggcggggcgccggggcggcggggggccagggccacggggccccggggcggggggcgacggggcggcggggccccggggcggtggggccggggcgccgggcggcggcgagtgctgggggcggcggcgcgcggcgggcgacggcggtggggtgggatgtgggGTGGGATGTGTGGTGGGATGTAGTGCGCGTcggcgaggagagagagggagagaacagagagtaacgggcgtgggggtacgggccgttaggtagtctcctctttgccgtccgccactatTTGCCGTCCGTCCTTttgcctctttgtcgtctgctggcagacggcaaagaggtggggcgtaaAGTTTTTCCCAAAcaggcggggggtgggggccacctctctctttgccgtccgccagccgacggcaaagatctttgccgtccgctggcggacggcaaagagcccgcagatggcaaagagcttctttgccgtctgccacttctttgccgtcagcttctgggtagctgatggcaaagagcttctttgccgtcagctagcagacggcaaagagctggcagatggcaaattagctgattccagtagtgctagttcaatctcgttaccgacaagcctctttactcgtttcgtaatgtatcatcccgtaactaactcattagtcatattgcttgcaaggcttatagtgatgtgcattaccgagagggcccatagatacctcttcgaaacccggagtgacaaatcctaatctcgatatatgccaacccaacaaacaccatcggacacacctgtagagcatctttataatcacccagttacgttgtgacgtttgatagcacactaagtgttccgccggtattcgggagttgcataatctcatagtcataggaacatgtataagtcatgaagaaagaaatagcaataaactaaacgatcatagtgctaagctaacggatgggtcaagtcaatctcatcattctctaatgatgtgatcccgttcatcaaatgacaacacatgtctatggctaggaaacttaaccatatttgattaactagctagtcaaagtagaggcatactaatgacactctgtttgtctatgtattcacacatgtattaagtttccggttaatacaattctagcatgaataataaacatttatcatgatataagaaaatataaataacaactttattattgcctctagggcatatttccttcattcgcCTCGGAGCTCGAGACTGGGTGCTCAAGTAGCACCACCAACGATGTCGCTCATGTGTTGTCACCGCCACTTTTCCATGATCCCGGCAGCTACATGCGATGTGCAACCACCGGCGCTGCACAACCATTCCTTTGCGTCGGGTCGTTGTCTGTAGTTTACACATTGCCGAAATCAACCACCGGATCTGGATGAAGAAATCTCACAAAGACCTTCCATTGGCCACCGCAATCCAGAACGAGGCCGTCGCCGCAGCCTGAAGTTGTCACCACAGGGACCAACACGGACTAAGCATCGTCATTCCGTCGCAAGGCATCCGCGTCATGGGATGGCAGCTGCCCCTCCGACCGTCGTGGAATAATCCCAACCGGCTGTTGCCAAATCTAGTAGGACGTGGCCAGCCACCAACACAAGAGGGAGCAATCTCCAGCCCAAACCTCACAAGCAGATGCCTCTAGGGATGGGATCAAGTCGTCCTCTCACGGCTGCCACTAAGGCTACCATGAGTAGGGACATGCCCACTCGATCTGGATCTGAGCGTGCTGACGAACAAGACCAGAAGACAAGGAAGGTCGGGAGGGGGACGGGAgagcgccccgccgccgccatccgccGTTGGACGGCCTCCTCCTATGGCGGCGAGGATTCTAGTGGTGGCCAACGGTTCTTTAGGTGGCGGCTGTGTGCGCCTCCGGAGTCGCCCAGGAGCGACCCAGGAGGCTCGGGCGCTTCAGAAGTGACATGAGCAGGCGTTTGAGGGCATGTACAATGGAGGCATCACCTAGTGGTGGTCTCAACTCTCAAGTACCACATCAGATTAGGCTATAGCATAGAAAATGTTCATCCAACGCGGATGATGTCACATGGCAGCCTCGATGGGAGTACGTAAAGGAAATTTGGGCGCATGTACTCTCTTTCTCTCTCGTTCTTTTTCTACAAGGACCACGCTTTTTCTATCGAGCAGCTGGTTCTTCTGCAAGATGCACCTGGCTTTGCAAGCTGCACCTTGCTCTGCAAGCTGCTGCCTTTTTGCTCAGGCTTGTCCACGGAGGTTTGTATCTGACGTGGAAATACAGTGAGGCAGCTGTCCAGGGTGGACCATTGGCCATGCCCTCAGAAGGTGCGATGAAATATTGATTATTTTTCCTTTACTTGGTCTAGCTCAAATATCACTGCAATGAATGAATATATAAATTCAGACCAAATTTACCATAGAGTTCAATTAATAAGCATTTTGGTGGCAGTTTAAAAAAGACTGTCGAACTCATCTCTTGAATCAGAAAGAGAACCTCTACATGCACGCATTATCAAATTTGGGAACTCCACACAAAAGCAAAATATTAAAAAACTCAAGGACATAATCAACACCGAATAAATGGACGACATGAGTTACTGCTACATTATTACATCAAGCAGCCGAACAAACAACATTTAAAAATAACAAATTTTAATTATTCTGGATGTGTGCTGGCTCAGTTAGACGCTGCAGCGGCAGCCTCTCGTGCCTTGGCGAACTCAAGCAGCCTGCCCACGTCCGGCAGGGCGGCCATGGCCGCGTCGAGCCCGCTGAAGCGCTCCACCCATGCGGCCAGGAGCGGGGTCTTGGCGGCGTCGAAGATCTTGTCACCGGACAGCACCTCGGTCACCTTCATCCACGACAGCACACCTCCCAGCGCAACGTCGACGAGACCGACGCTGTCGCCGCCGAAGAAGCCCCCTCCCTTGGAGCACTCCCTCAGGGCCCCTTCGAGGACCTCCACCGCGGCGAACGCCTGCTTCTTTCCCTCGGATTTCTCCTCCTCTGTCTTGCCCCTCAACCACTGCCTCCATGGGGCTACCAGCTGCATATCACATCATATTAGCTAGGGATCAGTCTTCGATCTCCAGGAAAAGAAATCTAGTTCAGTCTTCAGTGATCAGTAAAGCACAGTCAAACTTCTAGTATTATTATTGGCCGCTAGCTTCTACACGATTTTTTTTTGTAGTTTGTATTATTGTTATAACTATATCATTCTAGGATGGATAGGACTTACTTTTATAATTTTCTACCAATATGTGCATAGAAAATAATGGTCACAGATCCTTTGTTCGATGCCTTACTAATATCTAAATGGAAAAGAACATATACTACTAGTTCAACCAATTGAGGAAAATTTAAACCTTGTCGTCAACGTAGGGCACCCAAAAGCGAGCAACGGCGCGCTCGTAGGGGTCCGCTGGGAGAAGGGACGGGCCGGTGCCGGCGAACACTTCGTCGATGTATTGCACGATGATCATGGACTCGCAGACCGGGGCGCCATTGTGGATGAGCACGGGTATCTTCTTGTGCACCGGGTTGGACTTGAGGAGAAGCTCGCTCTTCTTGTACAGGTCCTCCTCCACGTCCTCGTAGCTCAGGCCCTTCAGGGCGAGCGCCAGCTTCACCCTGGTAACAAACGGGCTTGGCCATGCGCCGAGCAGCTTCAGGTCATCCCCTCCGGCCATCTCCAACTAGCTAGAAGCCTAGAACGATGGATGTGTGTGTGTGAAGGCTGAGATCGTTTTAGCTGTTTGTGATTTGCTGGGTACTGGCTTGATGAATGTATCGGAGGCATATCAACCGTTTATATAGGGTCCATGTAATACGAACTATACGTCATGGGTGATGCTGCTTCGAGGAGAGTGTCATCCGTGATGCCTGGCCGATGAGCAGATGCCGTTCTTGTAGTGCGTCGATGAATTTTTAAAGGCCTTTTGTTGGTTTCATTCAATCATGCTTGACTGTGGAGATGCGTCTGTCTTAACTTCTACACCTGGAATGTAGTTGAATTATTTTTGAGGCGCCACGTGCTGCTGCCTCCCCTCGCGCAAGCCCTTCCGTCAGCACGCCATCCACCCAGGTGTCAATTTTTCTGAATTGGCTGCGAGCAGATGATTAAAAATACCGTAGCTACAAAGTTACAACAAAATCCGCATCTTTTGTCACTGAATGTTGAGATTGTATCTGATTTAAAATTTCAATGGCATAATTTTAAAAGGACCACCTACTCAACGTTTGCTTCTTTTTCGATTTCGTTCAATCCAACTCCTGTTggccatcccccccccccccccccccccccgtcctaCTAGATGCATTGTTCATGTTCTTCCTAGAACTGCCCCCTGACACCCGCCCAACCGCCTGGTCCTTCCCACTTGGCAGGCGAGCAATGGCACGCACCGCCTCGTAACCCCAACATGGCAGAGCATTCGCCTCAGCCGGCCTACAACCGTCCTCGGCTACCCTCTAGACCGCATCAGATTCTAACCGGCAAAAAAccagcccccctccccccccccccccccgcgcgcccctcaccctcacCCATCAACCTCTGACTCATCCAGCAACACCACAGTTGTGTCATCCCTTGGTGCCGCTCGCCGGAACTTTATTATGGCATAGTTCACAACTTTACTATGGCCGCCGGGGCAAAGCCCCCCGCAGTGGCTGGCGGTGGGGGCCTTCTCCCCTCCTCGCGTCCATGGCCTGCGGGGCGGCCAGGCCGGGCAGAGGCGCCGGGGCGCGCGGATCCTGGCGGCACGACGGCGACGATCTTGACGGCGGCGGGCCCGATGGCACGGCTGCAGATGGGTCGACGTCTCGCCGTATGGCGGCTGCGTGCGGGTCTCCTCGTGGCGGCGGCCttcgccggcggcgaggcggcatGTGCGCGGCATCCGGCGAGGCGTGGGGACGCGGCCACGGTGGCTTCCCGTGCGACACGGAGGTACGCGGAGAAGAGGCTGCGACGTGTGCCCTCGTGAAGGATGGATATCCTCgcccagatccggcggcggcatgGCGGCGGAGGTCGCAGTGgccggtcggcggcggcggaacaAGGCCGGTGGCAGCGGCGATGTTCCGTCTGGAtcccggggcggcggctctggATGGTGGTGGCCGGTGAAGCTCGGGCTTCCTGCGGCGGCATGGCGTGGTGCAGTCCCTGTCCAAGGCGGATCTGTGACAGCGATCTGTTCGGATCAGAGACGGTGACGAGCGCGCGGGATCCATCTCGGCGGCTCTCGCGGTTTGGCAAGGTGGGGGTGGGAGCCCTCCTCCCAGGCTCCACTGGTGGCACACTCTGGCTGTGGTCGGTGCACCAGGACTCCTACGGTGGCACTGCTGTTGCGGTTGGTCGCCGGATCTAGGTGGCTAGATCTGGGGCTTTGAAGGCGGTCGAGACGGCGCACAGGTTgacggtgaaggaaatatgccctagaggcaataataaagttattatttatttccttatttcatgataaatgtttattattcatgctagaattgtattaaccgaaatctgtgtgaatacatagacaaacagagtatcactagtatgcctctacctgactagctcgttgaatcaaagatggttaagtttcctaaccatagacatgagttgtcatttgattaacgagatcacatcattagagaatgatgtgattgacttgacccattctgttagcttagcacttagatcgtttagtatgttgctattgctttcttcatgacttatacatgttcctatgactatgagattatgcaactcccgaataccggaggaacactttgtgtgctaccaaacgtcacaacgtaactgggtgattataaaggtgctctacaggtgtctccgaaggtacttgttgagttggcatagatcaagattaggatttgtcactccgattgtcgaagaggtatctctgggccatctcggtaatgcacatcactataagccttgcaagcaatgtgactaatgagttagttgcgggatgatgcattacggaacgagtaaagagacttgcaggtaacgagattgaactaggtatgagataccgacgatcgaatctcggacaagtaacataccgatgacaaagggaacaacgtatgttgttatgcggtttgaccgataaagatcttcgtagaatatgtaggaaccaatatgagcatccagattccgctattgtttattgaccggagacgtgtctcggtcatgtctacatagttctcgaacccgtagggtccgcacgcttaacgttcggtgacgatttgtattatgagtttatgtgttttgatgtaccgaaggtagttcggagtcccggatgagattggggacatgacgaggagtctcgaaatggtcgagacgtaaagatcgatatattggacgactatattcggacatcggaaaggttccgagtgattcaggtatttttcgaagtaccggagagttacgggaattcgccggggagtatatgggccttattgggctttaggggaaagagagaggggaggctgcgcgccCTCTCAAGActtagtccaaattggactagggggaggggcggtgccccctccttccttctcttctcttttccctttccttctctcctactcctactacttggaagggctcctagttctactaggaaagggggaatcctacttccggtgggagtaggactcccctagggcgcgccatagagagggccggccctccccctcctccactcatttatatacggggaggggggcaacccttggagacacaacaattgatcattgatctcttagccgtgtgcggtgcccccctccaccatattccacctcggtaatatcgtagcggtgtttaggcgaagccctgcgtcggtagcatcatcaacaccgtcatcacgccgtcgtgctgacgaaactctcccgcaaagctctgctggatcggagttcgtgggacgtcatcgagctgaacgtgtgctaaactcggaggtgccgtgcgttcggtacttggatcgatcggatcgtgaagacgtacgactacatcaaccgcgttgtcataacgcttccgctttcggtctacgagggtacgtggacaatactctcccctctcgttgatatgcatcaccatgatcttgcgtgtgcgtaggaaattttttgaaattactacgttccccttcagtggtatccgagccaggtttatgtgtagatgttatatgcacgattagaacacaagtgagttgtgggcgatacaagtcatactgcttaccagcatgtcacactattgttcagcggtattgttggatgaagtggcccggaccgacattacgcgtacgcttacgcgagcctggttctaccgacatgctttgcacacaggtggctggcgggtgtcagtttctccaactttagttgaaccgagtgtggctacgcccggtccttgagaaggttaaaacaacactaacttgacgaactatcattgtggttttgatgtgtaggtaagaacggttcttgctcagcccgtagcagccacgtaaaacttgcaacaacaaagtagaggacgtctaacttgtttttgtagggcatgttgtgatgtgatatggtcaaggcatgatactatattttattgtatgagatgatcatgttttgtaacggagttatcggcaactggcaggagccatatggttgtcgctttattgtatgcaatgcaatcgccctgtaattgctttactttatcactaagcggtagcgatagtcgtagaagcaataattggcgagacgacaacaatgctatgatggagatcaaggtgtcgcgccggtgacgatggtgatcatgacggtgctttggagatggagatcacaggcacaagatgatgatggccatatcatatcacttatattgattgcatgtgatgtttatcctttatgcatcttattttgcttagttcgacggtagcattataagatgatctctcactaaatttcaaggtacaagtgttctccctgagtatgcaccgttgcgacaattcttcgtgctgagacaccacgtgatgatcgggtgtgataaggtctacgttcaaatacaacgggtgcaagccagttttgcacacgcagaatactcgggttaaacttgacgagcctagcatatgcagatatggcctcggaacactggagaccgagaggtcgagcgtgaatcatatagaagatatgatcaacatagtgatgttcaccattgaaactactccatctcacgtgatgatcggacaggGTTTAGTtcatttggatcacgtgatcacttagatgattagagggatgtctatctaagtgggagttcttaagtaatttgattaattaaacttcaATTTATAATGAAATTAGTCCTgctagtattagcatatctatgttgtagatcaatagctcgcgtttagctcccctgttttatttttgatatgttcctagagaaaactaagttgaaagatgttagtagcaatgatgcggattggatccgtgatctgaggattatcctcattgctgcacagaagaattatgtccttgatgcaccgctaggtgacagaccgattgcaggagcgaatgcagacgttttgaacgtttggcaagctcgatatgatgactacttgatagtttagtgcaccatgctttacggcttagaatcggggcttcaaagacgtttttgaaacgccacggagcatatgagatgttccaagagatgaaattATTATTTCAGattcatgcccatgtcgaaaggtatgagacctttgacaagtattttgcctacaagatggaggagaatagctcagctaatgagcatgtgctcagaatgtctgggtactacaatcgcttgaatcaagtgggagttaatcttccagataagatagtgattgacaaagttctctagacACTATCatcaagttactagaacttcgtgatgaactataatatgtgagggatgacgaaagtaattcccgagctcttcgcgatgctgaaatcgacgaaggtagaaatcaagaaagagcatcaagtgttgatggtttacaagacgactagtttcaagaaaagggtaaagggatagaaggggaacttcaagaagaacggcaagcaagttgctactcaagtgaagaagcccaagtctggacctaagcctgagactgagtgcttctactgcaaaggaaatggtcacaggaagtggaactgccctagatacttggcggataagaaggagggcaaagtgaacaaaggtatattggatatacatgttattgatgtgtactctactagtgtttatagcaacccctcggtatttgatactggttcagttgctaagagtagtaactcgaaacgggagttgcagaatgaacaaaaactagttatgggtgaagtgacgatgtgtgttggaagtagttccaagattgatatgatcatcatctcacactccctatactttcgggattagtgttgaacctaaataagtgttatttggtgtttgcgttgagcaggaatatgatttgatcatgtttattgcaatacgattattcatttaaattagagaataattgttgttctgtttacatgaataaaaccttctgtg
The sequence above is a segment of the Aegilops tauschii subsp. strangulata cultivar AL8/78 chromosome 6, Aet v6.0, whole genome shotgun sequence genome. Coding sequences within it:
- the LOC109753453 gene encoding probable glutathione S-transferase GSTU6, with the protein product MAGGDDLKLLGAWPSPFVTRVKLALALKGLSYEDVEEDLYKKSELLLKSNPVHKKIPVLIHNGAPVCESMIIVQYIDEVFAGTGPSLLPADPYERAVARFWVPYVDDKLVAPWRQWLRGKTEEEKSEGKKQAFAAVEVLEGALRECSKGGGFFGGDSVGLVDVALGGVLSWMKVTEVLSGDKIFDAAKTPLLAAWVERFSGLDAAMAALPDVGRLLEFAKAREAAAAASN